CACACCCCGCCGTATTATCAGGGTTTCATTGAAAAATACGGTTTCACGAAAGCCATGGATCTCTGGGCCTGGTACATGGACGCCAACAACATGCCTTTTTCCAACCGCGTATTTCGGGCCGTTGATTATTTGAAAAAGCGCAGCCGATTTACCTTTCGGCCCATCAATAAAAAAGACTTCAAAAACGAAGTTGCCAAAGTCAAAATTATTTACAATAAAGCCTGGGAGAAGAACTGGGGCTTTGTGCCGCTAACGGATCACGAAATCGATCATATTGCCGAAGAATTGGTGCAAATCATCGATGAAGACCTGGTCTATTTTGCCGAGCTGGATGGCGAGCCGATCGGTTTTTCTCTGGCGTGTCCGGATATCAACCAGGCGCTGATAAAACTGAACGGACGGCTTTTTCCGTTCGGCATTTTTAAGCTGCTCTATCATGCGAGAAAAATCGATCGTCTTCGCGTGATCATTATGGGGGTGCTGCCGGAGTACCGGCATCTGGGAATCGACTCTATTTTTTACGTCGAGACTTACCGCCGCGCTCTGGAGAAAGGTTACCATTGGGGAGAGTTTTCCTGGATACTGGAAATCAACGACCCCATGAACACAGCGCTGAAAAATATCGGCGCGAAAATTTACAAGACGTATCGCATTTACGAGAAAAAAATCAAATAGGAATCTTTTCGTTTGTGCCATGTGCTATTTTGTTCTTTCTGCTTTATTTTTCAGAAAATGAAATGACACATGGCACTTTAGCGTAAAGCTGATATTGCGAAATTTCTGCGAACCGCTCCCCAAGCTGCCGCATCTAATTTTAAACCCAAAATAGCGAAATTTTCGATTCTTGGTTTTACAAATTTTTTGCTTTTTTTAAAAAAATCGTTTCCTTTTCGATTTTTTTGTGCTATATTTTGGTAGCAGTTCATAGTCCGTTTGCCCGAAACTCAAAAAAAGAGGTAAATCATGCCCGTCAGAATTTTGTTGTTTTCACTGATAATCGGCTTTGCTTTTTGGGGTTGTAAAGAAGAAGATCAGGAAGCCTACCAAAAAGTCTCGCCGGAATTGCGCGCTACGTTGATGAATCTCGAGAAAACCGACGAGCGAAAAAAACCGATCACCGTCGTTTTTCGCGTCAATGAAGATTTAACTGATTTGCACTATGATGTGCTCAAAAAGAAACAAATTAAAATCCTCGCCAATATCGGACCTATTTTCACAGCCAGCTTGCCCGCCGAACGAGTTGTCGATCTGGCGAAAATGAAATTCGTCGATCACATTCGGGCAGAGCGGACTTTCAAAGCCACGCCACGCGACTCCGGTAACTCAAACTTCAAAATCAAGGAGAAGCTCAAATGAAAATAAAACTATTCACAATTACCGTTATCGTTTTTTCGCTACTTTGTGCTTCACTTTTTGCAACTTCACTGAGCAAAGCAGACTTCAGAAAAATTGATCCTGCTTTAGCGTTGCTGATCGAACATCCGGAAACGCAGCCCTTGATCGCTAAGCTCTCGCTGGGGAAAAAGGCTCCCGATGCGCAATGGATAAATGTTTTAATAAAAACCACGCTGAGCCACGAAGAACTCAATCAAATGGGAATCCGCGTTTTCGCTCGTTTTGCCGACATTGTTTCCGCAGCAGTGCGAATAGAAAATTTGACCGAAATCATTCCCCATGCGGGAATTCAGTACATCCAACTCGCTAAAGTCGCGCAGGCAAAAAATGACGTCAGCGTTCCCGGCATTCACGCGCCGGAAGTCTGGAGTCAGTATTCCGCCAAAGGAAACGGCGTGCTGATCGGCATTGTCGACACCGGCATCGACTGGCAGCACGAAGATTTCCGCAACGGAGACGGCACTACGCGCATCAAAGCAATTCTTGATTTCAGCAATCCCGGCGACAAAAATGGTGATAATTTGCTGGACGGAACCGGACCGTTCGGAGGGACGCTATTCACAGAAAGCCAGATTAACGCCGCTTTGCAGGGAGGCAACGCCATCGAAACGGACGATGTTGTGGGCCACGGGACACATGTCGCCGGTTCCGCCGCCGGCAATGGCAGCGCCACCGGAAACGGAATTCCTGCAAAAACCTACGTCGGCGTTGCGCCGGAAGCCAGCCTGATCATTGTCAAAGCCACGCGCGACCAGGGAAGCCGTAATTTTGTGGAAACAGATTACATCAACGCCATCAAATTCATCGACAGTATGGCCACGGTTTACAACATGCCTTACGTCACAAATTTGAGTCTTGGCATTAGTTCAGGC
This genomic interval from Calditrichota bacterium contains the following:
- a CDS encoding N-acetyltransferase, which codes for HTPPYYQGFIEKYGFTKAMDLWAWYMDANNMPFSNRVFRAVDYLKKRSRFTFRPINKKDFKNEVAKVKIIYNKAWEKNWGFVPLTDHEIDHIAEELVQIIDEDLVYFAELDGEPIGFSLACPDINQALIKLNGRLFPFGIFKLLYHARKIDRLRVIIMGVLPEYRHLGIDSIFYVETYRRALEKGYHWGEFSWILEINDPMNTALKNIGAKIYKTYRIYEKKIK